In Pseudomonadota bacterium, the following proteins share a genomic window:
- a CDS encoding squalene/phytoene synthase family protein — protein sequence MKNTVLSYCTDQVLEHDPDRFYTALFARGTQREALLALYAFNAEIARTPDVVTESALGLIRLQWWRERLEEIYQPDSTVPASPVLQALAPVIREFSLSQALFEDLLTGREEDFSENPPETLDDLENYVARTSSSLMALALEICGQHTGEARLMARHGGIACGLAGLMRALPFRSSRHRTPIPRDLQQQDLPAAALKIADRAQEHLDRLSVLPLPPDRVALPALLPVVLARLDLKRIRRASSDVFRPSVTGPHPFRTLALSWAMVKGKV from the coding sequence TTGAAAAACACGGTTCTCTCATATTGCACGGACCAGGTTCTGGAGCATGACCCGGATCGCTTTTACACTGCGCTTTTTGCCAGAGGAACACAGCGGGAAGCCCTGCTGGCCCTGTATGCCTTCAATGCTGAAATTGCCCGCACCCCCGATGTAGTGACCGAATCTGCACTGGGACTGATCCGCCTGCAGTGGTGGCGGGAGAGGCTGGAAGAGATATACCAGCCGGACAGCACCGTGCCCGCCAGTCCCGTCCTGCAGGCCCTGGCGCCGGTGATCCGGGAATTTTCCCTGTCGCAGGCGCTGTTTGAGGATCTCCTGACCGGACGGGAGGAGGATTTTTCAGAAAATCCTCCGGAAACGCTGGATGATCTGGAGAATTATGTTGCGCGGACATCTTCTTCCCTCATGGCCCTGGCGCTGGAGATCTGCGGCCAGCACACCGGAGAAGCCCGCCTGATGGCCCGCCATGGGGGCATCGCCTGTGGCCTGGCAGGTCTGATGCGCGCCCTGCCCTTCCGCAGCAGCCGGCACAGGACGCCCATTCCCCGGGATCTGCAGCAGCAGGATCTTCCCGCGGCTGCCCTGAAGATCGCAGACAGGGCGCAAGAGCATCTGGACAGGCTGTCCGTCTTGCCGCTTCCGCCGGACCGGGTGGCGCTGCCCGCCCTGTTGCCTGTGGTTCTGGCCCGCCTGGACCTGAAGCGGATCCGCAGGGCCAGCAGCGACGTTTTTCGCCCATCCGTCACCGGCCCCCATCCTTTCCGCACCCTGGCCCTGTCCTGGGCGATGGTGAAGGGGAAAGTCTGA
- a CDS encoding deoxyguanosinetriphosphate triphosphohydrolase produces the protein MDWIKLLCTDRPGGHASTPGGGDRSEYQRDHDRIVFSDAFRRLQRKTQVHPMPSNDHVHNRLTHSLEVSCVGRSLGETAGSRLARRGLLPEGIRPADLGTVVQASCLVHDIGNPPFGHAGEYAIRDWYAGAGARWLSGLSEAEKNDLTVFEGNAQGFRIATALEYNRFDGGMRLTCATLATFCKYPWGSDQPEARGADGKFGIFRSEMPLFRQVAERAGLIAQGKDRWCRHPLTWLVEAADDICYALIDIEDGIELSIVRIQDLESVLSGVLSQDTMDHYRKRPFHNDRERVAWLRGKAMDILVDAVIEAFMGNYDSIMRGEFRGDLVSACREDVRRCLEISKRDIARGKIFRYGPKMVAEIGAYAAMGTLLAACGDAVLELQRHRDTGSLPYRARRILDLMGVNAPVPQDSPYHSFLKVNDFVSGLTDERLSLLVRQLNGTGV, from the coding sequence ATGGACTGGATAAAGCTTCTCTGTACCGACCGGCCGGGAGGACATGCGTCCACACCGGGCGGCGGGGACCGTTCGGAGTACCAGCGGGATCATGACCGCATCGTCTTTTCCGACGCGTTCCGGCGCCTGCAGCGCAAGACCCAGGTCCATCCCATGCCCTCCAACGACCATGTGCACAACCGGCTGACCCACAGCCTGGAAGTCTCATGCGTCGGCCGGTCGCTGGGGGAGACGGCGGGATCGCGTCTGGCCCGCCGCGGTCTTTTGCCGGAAGGGATCCGGCCGGCGGATCTGGGGACCGTTGTGCAGGCCTCGTGCCTGGTGCACGACATCGGCAACCCGCCCTTTGGCCATGCGGGAGAATACGCCATCCGCGACTGGTACGCGGGTGCAGGAGCCCGCTGGCTGTCCGGCCTGAGTGAGGCAGAGAAAAATGACCTGACGGTGTTCGAGGGCAACGCGCAAGGCTTTCGCATCGCGACGGCGCTGGAATACAACCGGTTTGACGGCGGGATGCGCCTGACCTGCGCCACGCTGGCCACATTCTGCAAGTATCCGTGGGGATCGGACCAGCCGGAGGCCCGGGGCGCGGACGGAAAATTCGGCATCTTTCGCAGCGAGATGCCCCTGTTCCGCCAGGTGGCGGAGCGCGCGGGGCTGATCGCGCAGGGGAAAGATCGCTGGTGCCGGCATCCGCTCACCTGGCTGGTCGAGGCGGCGGATGATATCTGCTATGCCCTGATTGACATCGAGGACGGGATCGAGCTGTCCATCGTCAGGATCCAGGATCTGGAAAGCGTCCTGTCCGGTGTCCTGTCACAGGACACCATGGACCACTACCGCAAGCGCCCGTTCCACAACGACCGGGAGCGTGTCGCCTGGCTGCGCGGCAAGGCCATGGACATCCTGGTGGATGCGGTGATCGAGGCGTTCATGGGCAATTACGACAGCATCATGCGGGGCGAGTTCCGGGGTGATCTGGTCAGCGCCTGCCGCGAGGACGTGCGTCGCTGTCTCGAAATCTCAAAGCGCGATATCGCCCGGGGAAAGATCTTCCGCTATGGACCCAAGATGGTGGCCGAAATCGGCGCATACGCCGCCATGGGCACCCTGCTGGCCGCCTGCGGTGATGCTGTGCTGGAGCTTCAGCGCCACAGGGATACGGGATCGCTGCCCTATCGCGCACGGCGGATCCTGGATCTGATGGGCGTCAATGCCCCCGTGCCACAGGACAGCCCGTATCACAGCTTCCTGAAGGTCAACGACTTTGTCTCGGGCCTGACCGATGAACGCCTCAGCCTGCTGGTGCGGCAGCTGAACGGTACGGGGGTGTAG
- a CDS encoding cation diffusion facilitator family transporter: MSLNAAHNHNTSLQDRQGLKRLASYASIGVCVILILSKAFAFFLTGSVAILSSLLDSLMDAVASGIALAGVLHAQKPADRGHRYGHGKAEALAALAQTALITASAVLLAAASVSHLLDPQPLAHEWAGIGVMVLSIVLTCGLLVVQRHVIRKTESLAVDADHVHYSGDLLMNLGVMASLALSLFTDWTWIDPLFGLAASAYMLAAIGKVGRRSLDVLMDHELPPQDRQQIKDIVKGHPMARGIHDIRTRSAGDRVFIEFHLELDPDLTLARAHDLAHEVEDLLKAAFPHADIIIHQEPAGIDDPRMDLPH, from the coding sequence ATGTCGTTGAACGCCGCGCATAATCATAATACCTCCCTGCAAGACCGGCAGGGGCTGAAGCGCCTGGCCTCGTACGCCAGCATCGGCGTGTGCGTCATCCTGATCCTGTCCAAGGCCTTTGCCTTTTTCCTCACCGGATCGGTGGCCATCCTGTCTTCCCTGCTGGACAGCCTGATGGATGCGGTGGCATCCGGTATCGCACTGGCCGGCGTTCTCCATGCCCAGAAGCCCGCGGACCGGGGTCATCGCTATGGCCATGGCAAGGCCGAAGCACTGGCCGCCCTGGCCCAGACGGCGCTGATAACAGCCTCTGCCGTGCTTCTGGCTGCCGCATCCGTCTCCCACCTGCTGGACCCGCAGCCCCTGGCCCATGAATGGGCGGGGATCGGCGTCATGGTTCTCTCGATCGTCCTGACCTGCGGCCTCCTGGTGGTCCAGCGTCACGTGATCCGCAAGACGGAGTCCCTGGCCGTGGACGCTGACCACGTGCACTACAGCGGTGATTTGCTCATGAATCTCGGCGTGATGGCGTCCCTGGCGCTGTCCCTTTTTACAGACTGGACCTGGATTGATCCCCTGTTCGGCCTGGCGGCCTCGGCGTATATGCTGGCTGCCATAGGGAAGGTGGGTCGCCGGTCGCTGGATGTGCTGATGGACCATGAGCTGCCGCCGCAGGACAGGCAACAGATCAAGGACATTGTGAAAGGCCATCCCATGGCCCGGGGGATCCACGACATCCGCACGCGCAGCGCGGGTGACCGGGTGTTCATCGAGTTCCACCTGGAACTGGACCCGGACCTGACCCTGGCCCGCGCCCATGACCTGGCGCACGAGGTGGAGGATCTTCTGAAAGCCGCCTTTCCCCATGCGGACATCATTATCCACCAGGAACCGGCGGGCATTGACGATCCGCGCATGGACCTGCCGCATTGA
- a CDS encoding exodeoxyribonuclease VII small subunit, with protein MTADVTALSFEAALAELEKIVKLLESGAGSLDDAVGLYERGDALRKHCEKRLNEARMRIERLDRGEDGSITAQPVRMD; from the coding sequence ATGACAGCCGATGTAACAGCCCTTTCCTTCGAGGCGGCCCTGGCCGAGCTGGAGAAGATTGTGAAACTGCTGGAAAGCGGCGCGGGAAGCCTGGATGATGCCGTGGGCCTGTACGAACGCGGGGACGCCCTGCGAAAGCACTGCGAGAAACGCCTGAACGAGGCCCGCATGCGGATCGAGCGCCTGGACCGGGGCGAGGATGGTTCCATAACGGCCCAACCCGTAAGGATGGACTGA
- a CDS encoding polyprenyl synthetase family protein: protein MISLIGRQIAEAANLIERALASVLPNQDGAESRLFEAMRYGSLGGGKRLRPFLVLESAKLFGVNPDCALRVAVALEMIHCYSLIHDDLPAMDDGTLRRGKPTVHLQYDQATAVLAGDGLLTQAFEVLASPQTHEDPHIRCALVTALARAAGPRGMVAGQMLDMVAREQALDIGAITRLQRLKTGELMAFSCESGAILGRASPSWRQALLAYAHDLGLAFQMTDDLLDAEGREEDTGKNTGRDEQSGKATFVSILGIDRARAQTRMLADQACKHLDTFGDRAATLKSLARHVVERRA, encoded by the coding sequence GTGATATCCCTTATCGGACGCCAGATCGCAGAAGCCGCAAACCTGATCGAACGCGCGCTGGCCTCTGTGCTGCCCAACCAGGACGGGGCTGAATCCCGCCTGTTCGAGGCCATGCGCTATGGATCCCTGGGCGGTGGAAAACGCCTGCGCCCCTTTCTGGTCCTGGAAAGCGCAAAGCTGTTCGGCGTCAATCCGGATTGCGCCCTGCGCGTGGCCGTCGCGCTGGAAATGATCCACTGCTATTCCCTGATCCACGACGACCTGCCCGCCATGGACGACGGCACCCTGCGCCGGGGCAAGCCTACCGTGCACCTGCAGTACGACCAGGCCACCGCTGTCCTGGCCGGCGATGGCTTGCTGACCCAGGCCTTCGAGGTCCTGGCCAGTCCGCAGACCCACGAGGATCCACACATCCGCTGTGCCCTCGTCACCGCCTTGGCGCGGGCGGCGGGCCCCCGCGGCATGGTGGCCGGGCAGATGCTGGACATGGTGGCCCGGGAACAAGCCCTGGATATCGGGGCCATCACCCGCCTGCAGCGCCTGAAAACGGGCGAGCTGATGGCCTTTTCCTGTGAAAGCGGCGCCATCCTGGGCCGGGCCTCGCCGTCTTGGCGCCAGGCGCTGCTGGCCTATGCCCACGACCTGGGACTGGCGTTCCAGATGACCGACGACCTTCTGGACGCAGAAGGGCGGGAAGAGGACACAGGCAAGAACACGGGCCGGGATGAACAGTCCGGCAAGGCCACCTTTGTCTCCATCCTTGGTATTGACAGGGCCCGGGCCCAGACCCGGATGCTGGCGGACCAGGCCTGCAAACACCTGGACACCTTCGGCGACCGGGCCGCAACCCTGAAATCCCTGGCGCGTCATGTCGTTGAACGCCGCGCATAA
- the fabI gene encoding enoyl-ACP reductase FabI, which translates to MTQSSSPASSLMAGKRGLIMGVANDRSIAWGIARTVAAHGASLAFTYQGETLEKRVRPLAASVGSDLVLPCDVTDMASVDAVFEKVQKTWGSLDFVVHAIAFSDKNELDGRYVDTSRDNFLRTMDISCYSFTAVAKRAEALMPKGGSLLTLTYYGAERVMPHYNVMGVAKAALEASVRYLAVDLGGKNIRVNAISAGPIKTLAASGIGDFRYILKWNELNSPLKRNVTIDEVGGAGLYLLGDLSAGVTGEVHHVDSGYHTVGMVAVDSAAATADLLKGLNTDAEKTAV; encoded by the coding sequence ATGACCCAGTCTTCCTCTCCGGCGTCTTCCCTGATGGCAGGAAAGCGCGGTTTGATCATGGGCGTGGCCAATGACCGCTCGATCGCCTGGGGCATTGCCCGGACCGTGGCCGCCCATGGCGCCAGTCTGGCCTTCACCTATCAGGGAGAAACCCTGGAAAAGCGGGTGCGTCCCCTGGCGGCCAGCGTCGGGTCAGACCTGGTTCTGCCCTGCGACGTGACCGACATGGCCAGCGTGGATGCTGTGTTCGAAAAAGTACAGAAGACCTGGGGATCGCTGGACTTCGTGGTCCACGCCATCGCCTTTTCCGACAAGAACGAGCTGGACGGCCGGTATGTGGACACGTCCCGGGACAATTTCCTGCGGACCATGGATATTTCCTGCTATTCCTTCACCGCCGTGGCAAAACGGGCCGAGGCCCTGATGCCAAAGGGCGGAAGCCTGCTGACCCTGACCTATTACGGGGCCGAGCGGGTGATGCCCCACTATAACGTCATGGGCGTGGCCAAGGCGGCGCTGGAAGCCAGCGTGCGGTACCTGGCCGTGGACCTGGGCGGCAAGAACATCCGGGTCAACGCCATCTCCGCCGGTCCCATCAAGACTCTGGCGGCCAGCGGCATCGGCGATTTCCGCTATATCCTGAAGTGGAACGAGCTGAACTCCCCGCTGAAGCGCAACGTGACCATTGACGAGGTGGGCGGCGCGGGCCTGTATCTGCTGGGCGATCTCAGCGCCGGCGTGACAGGCGAGGTTCACCATGTGGACAGCGGCTATCACACCGTGGGCATGGTGGCTGTGGATTCGGCCGCCGCGACGGCAGACCTGCTGAAAGGCCTGAACACAGACGCTGAGAAAACTGCTGTCTGA